A part of Paenibacillus donghaensis genomic DNA contains:
- a CDS encoding endo-1,4-beta-xylanase gives MREANHFTEPSLKSLFSEDFKIGAAVNPLTIQSQAALLAYHFGSITAENEMKFASLQPQEGIYTFEEADQLVAFARKHGLAMRGHTLVWHNQTTDWLFQDKHGGLVDKVTLLARLKSHIDTVVGRYKQDIYAWDVVNEVIADEADQYLRPTKWQDIAGTDYIAKAFEYAHEADPQAMLFYNDYNESQPGKRDKIYTLLKSLVEQGVPVHGVGLQAHWNLYDPSLDDIRAAIEKYALLGLQLQLTELDLSVFRFDDRRTDLKAPGADLLALQAERYDAVFRLLREYSDVISAVTFWGAADDYTWLDDFPVRGRKNWPFLFDERQQPKPAFSRIANALL, from the coding sequence ATGAGAGAAGCTAATCATTTTACTGAACCCTCTTTAAAATCATTATTTTCTGAAGATTTCAAAATTGGAGCGGCAGTGAATCCCTTGACGATTCAGTCCCAGGCGGCGCTGCTGGCGTATCACTTCGGCAGCATCACTGCGGAGAATGAGATGAAATTCGCCAGCCTGCAGCCGCAGGAAGGAATCTATACCTTCGAAGAAGCGGATCAGTTGGTGGCATTCGCCCGCAAGCACGGGCTGGCCATGCGCGGACATACCCTTGTCTGGCATAATCAGACGACGGATTGGCTGTTTCAGGATAAGCACGGCGGCCTTGTGGACAAGGTGACGCTGCTTGCCAGGCTGAAATCGCATATCGATACGGTTGTAGGACGCTACAAGCAGGATATTTATGCCTGGGATGTAGTGAATGAGGTGATAGCAGATGAGGCTGACCAATATCTGCGTCCGACGAAGTGGCAGGACATTGCAGGAACCGACTATATTGCCAAAGCTTTTGAATACGCGCATGAGGCTGATCCGCAGGCCATGTTATTCTACAATGACTATAACGAGTCCCAGCCCGGCAAGCGCGACAAAATATACACCCTGCTGAAGTCGCTCGTGGAGCAGGGTGTTCCCGTGCATGGCGTCGGCCTGCAGGCCCACTGGAATCTGTACGATCCTTCGCTGGATGATATCCGGGCCGCGATCGAGAAATATGCTTTACTGGGTCTGCAGCTTCAGCTCACAGAGCTGGATCTGTCGGTCTTCCGATTCGACGACAGACGCACCGACCTGAAGGCTCCTGGCGCGGATCTGCTCGCCCTGCAGGCGGAGCGGTATGATGCGGTATTCCGGCTGCTGCGGGAATACAGCGATGTTATCAGCGCGGTCACCTTCTGGGGAGCGGCGGATGATTATACCTGGCTGGATGATTTCCCGGTCCGTGGGCGGAAGAACTGGCCGTTTCTGTTCGATGAGCGGCAGCAGCCGAAACCGGCCTTTAGCCGGATTGCCAACGCCCTGCTGTAG
- a CDS encoding ZIP family metal transporter — METALLGSFASAMATVLGAIPIMFVKQLSEKWKDVLVAFTAGIMVSASTFGLMPQAIRESGIISLTLGLLTGVLLLDLIEKSIPHIDVENKPGYTNMDSKALLVMIALFIHNIPEGLSTGFSYASEQASLGPMVAIAIGAQNMPEGLILAVFLLNSRTSKLKALSIVALTGLMEMVSAVIGYFTASSLQNAVGYGLAFAAGAMLFIVYKELIPESHGHGYERPSTYSFIFGLLIMVYITYIFG, encoded by the coding sequence TTGGAAACCGCGCTGCTAGGCAGCTTTGCCTCGGCCATGGCCACTGTGCTCGGAGCCATCCCCATTATGTTCGTGAAGCAATTGTCGGAGAAATGGAAAGATGTGTTGGTTGCTTTCACCGCCGGAATCATGGTCTCTGCTTCGACCTTCGGCCTGATGCCGCAAGCGATCAGAGAGTCGGGGATTATCTCTTTAACCCTGGGGCTGCTCACCGGAGTGCTGCTGCTGGATCTGATCGAAAAGAGTATTCCGCATATTGATGTGGAGAATAAACCTGGCTATACCAACATGGATTCCAAAGCGCTGCTGGTCATGATCGCTTTATTCATTCATAATATCCCCGAAGGGCTAAGTACAGGGTTCAGCTATGCCAGTGAGCAGGCCAGTCTTGGCCCGATGGTGGCGATTGCGATTGGGGCGCAGAATATGCCGGAGGGGCTGATTCTCGCCGTATTTTTGCTGAATTCCCGGACCTCTAAGCTGAAGGCGTTATCCATTGTCGCGCTTACCGGACTGATGGAGATGGTGTCGGCGGTGATCGGTTATTTTACCGCCAGCTCGCTGCAGAATGCAGTCGGGTATGGTCTTGCATTTGCTGCCGGGGCGATGCTGTTTATCGTCTACAAGGAGCTGATCCCGGAGAGTCACGGTCATGGCTATGAACGCCCTTCGACCTATTCGTTTATCTTCGGCTTGCTGATTATGGTCTATATTACATATATTTTTGGATAA
- a CDS encoding glycoside hydrolase family 43 protein: MMIQSSISYSNPILPGFYPDPSITRAGDDFYLVCSSFEYFPGVPIFHSRDLIHWTQIGHVLDRMSQLDIRGCKSSGGIFAPTIRYYDGMFYMITTDVGGRGNFYVTAADPAGPWSDPISIPYGGIDPSLMFDDDGRVYVTTQQGADYDSHAIQYEIDVATGEALTEPVVIWTGDGGPWTEGPHLYKINGIYYIMTASGGTAKEHREIIGRSSSPYGPFERLPHPILTHKDTESPIQYLGHADLIEDNNGDWWAVFLGVRLVDSKYTVLGRETFLAPVSWSEDGWPMIDNNEDTVGLEMKVPRVPGSSPKPADSGRYEFDDDTLPFSLTFLRNPAEGSWSLGERPGWLSLRGQPASLNDIGQVAFIGRRQQHVKEEWSTLLELTSTQASEEAGLCVRLDEKAHYAIGLGQHEGQRVIAAYLTVKGKTEIAASIPTTAEKVYLKIQADIAKYSLLYSLDGQEWHELAVGAAYPLSPQAMEGNGFTGVVIGMYATGHGEIAREQAYFDWFDYRIGGSS, encoded by the coding sequence ATGATGATTCAATCTTCAATCTCATATTCGAATCCAATTCTTCCGGGCTTCTATCCCGATCCAAGTATTACCCGGGCAGGGGATGACTTTTATCTGGTCTGTAGTTCCTTCGAATATTTCCCGGGCGTACCTATCTTTCACAGCAGAGACTTGATTCACTGGACACAGATAGGACATGTGCTGGATCGGATGAGCCAGCTCGATATCAGAGGCTGCAAAAGCTCAGGTGGCATCTTTGCTCCGACGATCCGGTATTATGACGGTATGTTTTATATGATAACTACAGATGTAGGGGGAAGAGGGAACTTTTACGTTACAGCTGCTGATCCTGCGGGTCCTTGGTCAGATCCGATTAGTATCCCCTATGGAGGAATTGACCCCTCTCTGATGTTTGATGACGATGGAAGGGTATATGTCACTACACAGCAGGGGGCGGATTATGATTCCCATGCCATTCAATATGAGATTGATGTGGCCACAGGGGAAGCGTTAACTGAACCTGTTGTTATCTGGACCGGTGACGGAGGACCCTGGACGGAAGGGCCACATTTGTACAAAATAAATGGAATTTACTATATTATGACCGCTTCAGGAGGAACGGCAAAAGAACACCGTGAAATTATCGGTCGTTCTTCCTCTCCTTATGGTCCTTTTGAGCGGTTGCCGCATCCGATATTAACGCATAAAGATACGGAAAGTCCTATTCAGTATTTGGGTCATGCTGATTTGATCGAGGATAACAATGGGGATTGGTGGGCCGTATTTCTAGGCGTGCGGCTCGTGGATTCCAAGTATACCGTGCTGGGTAGAGAGACTTTCCTTGCCCCTGTAAGCTGGAGTGAAGATGGCTGGCCAATGATTGATAATAATGAAGATACCGTCGGATTGGAAATGAAGGTTCCGCGTGTACCTGGATCGTCGCCCAAACCTGCCGATAGCGGCAGATATGAATTTGACGATGACACGCTGCCCTTTTCATTGACGTTCCTGCGTAATCCGGCTGAAGGTAGCTGGTCATTAGGCGAACGCCCGGGCTGGCTGTCTCTTCGGGGACAACCAGCCAGTCTAAATGATATTGGCCAGGTAGCGTTCATTGGCAGAAGACAGCAGCATGTTAAGGAAGAATGGAGTACGCTGCTGGAATTAACAAGCACACAGGCCAGCGAAGAGGCAGGATTATGCGTTAGATTAGATGAGAAGGCACATTATGCAATTGGACTGGGCCAACACGAGGGTCAACGGGTCATTGCAGCTTATTTGACGGTTAAAGGCAAAACCGAAATAGCTGCATCCATTCCAACTACAGCCGAGAAAGTGTACCTGAAAATCCAAGCGGATATTGCAAAATATTCGCTGCTGTATTCTCTGGATGGTCAGGAGTGGCATGAACTGGCTGTCGGAGCGGCGTATCCCTTGTCTCCACAGGCAATGGAAGGAAACGGCTTTACCGGTGTGGTTATCGGTATGTATGCAACAGGTCATGGGGAGATCGCAAGGGAGCAAGCCTACTTCGACTGGTTTGATTACCGTATAGGAGGTTCTTCATGA
- a CDS encoding ClbS/DfsB family four-helix bundle protein: MGSYGSKQELIDEIKNTYAKLDAEFDQLPEALKDKRVDEVDRTPSEVLSYQLGWIHLLLQWDQDEQQGLEVQTPAPGYKWNNLGGLYLSFYEKYGQYSLEEQRRLLADGLEELYCWIASLSDEELNKPNQRKWATTNAMWPVEKWIHINTVAPFKSFRAKIRKWKKIALQ, encoded by the coding sequence ATGGGATCATACGGGAGTAAACAAGAATTAATCGACGAAATCAAAAATACATATGCCAAGTTGGATGCGGAATTCGATCAGCTTCCCGAAGCTTTGAAGGACAAGCGTGTGGATGAAGTAGACAGAACACCGTCCGAGGTGCTGTCCTATCAACTGGGGTGGATTCATTTATTATTACAGTGGGACCAGGATGAACAGCAAGGACTGGAGGTGCAGACGCCTGCGCCTGGTTATAAGTGGAATAATCTAGGAGGGTTGTACCTTTCCTTCTATGAGAAGTATGGGCAATATTCCTTGGAGGAGCAGCGGAGGTTATTAGCCGATGGTTTGGAGGAGTTGTACTGCTGGATTGCATCGTTGTCTGATGAAGAGCTGAATAAGCCGAATCAACGAAAATGGGCAACTACGAACGCGATGTGGCCGGTGGAGAAGTGGATACACATCAATACGGTTGCCCCGTTCAAGAGCTTCAGAGCCAAAATTCGCAAATGGAAAAAAATAGCTCTGCAATGA
- a CDS encoding ABC transporter permease has product MDEILTEKKVNRHPKRKKKQPITWSLIKNQRQLIWMSVPLTMYIVLFAYVPVWGWTMAFQNYRPAKAFGEQTWVGFKHFKFLFTDDNFLRVLRNTLAMGIINLILGFMTAIILALLLNEIKNVLWKRTVQTISYLPHFLSWIIVTGIVATSLSVGDGIINVVLMKLHLIDSPILWLSEGKYFWGIVGASHIWKEVGWSTIIYLAAIASIDPALYEAAEIDGANRYRRMFNVTLPGIKATIVILLIMSVGHVLDVGFEVPYLLGNGLIMDWSETIDIFVLKYGIAQGNYSLATAGGIFKTVVSVTLLLLANWTSKRLGEERLL; this is encoded by the coding sequence ATGGATGAGATTTTAACGGAAAAAAAAGTTAACCGGCATCCTAAGAGAAAAAAGAAGCAACCTATTACTTGGTCTTTGATCAAGAATCAGAGACAGCTGATTTGGATGTCGGTTCCTTTAACGATGTATATTGTACTATTTGCTTATGTTCCCGTTTGGGGATGGACTATGGCTTTTCAGAATTATAGACCAGCTAAGGCTTTTGGCGAACAAACATGGGTTGGCTTTAAACACTTCAAGTTTCTTTTTACGGACGATAACTTTTTAAGGGTACTGCGCAATACATTGGCGATGGGAATAATTAATCTCATTCTAGGATTTATGACTGCGATAATACTGGCCTTGCTACTTAATGAAATCAAAAATGTCCTTTGGAAAAGAACAGTTCAGACCATATCTTATTTGCCGCACTTTCTCTCTTGGATTATTGTAACAGGGATTGTAGCTACCTCCCTCTCGGTTGGCGACGGGATCATCAACGTCGTACTCATGAAATTGCATCTTATTGATTCACCGATCCTTTGGTTGAGTGAAGGGAAGTATTTCTGGGGTATTGTGGGGGCTTCACACATCTGGAAAGAAGTGGGATGGAGCACGATTATCTATTTGGCTGCTATTGCTTCTATTGATCCAGCATTATATGAGGCTGCAGAGATTGATGGAGCTAACCGGTACAGAAGAATGTTCAATGTAACATTGCCGGGAATTAAAGCAACCATAGTAATCCTGTTGATAATGTCCGTAGGACATGTACTGGATGTCGGTTTTGAGGTACCGTACTTGTTAGGGAACGGTCTTATTATGGACTGGTCAGAAACGATTGATATATTTGTATTGAAATACGGGATTGCGCAAGGGAATTATTCCTTGGCCACTGCGGGTGGTATCTTTAAAACAGTCGTAAGTGTAACGTTGCTGCTATTAGCTAACTGGACTTCGAAGCGGCTAGGGGAAGAGAGGCTGTTATAA
- a CDS encoding (2Fe-2S) ferredoxin domain-containing protein → MNMRLKVLKDHLLFCCSEHCNNQDVEDVIQAFKEQLVAQGIHKSVKINKSSCLGLCGNGPFVIVYPDGIWYYNVTPEDAGRIVQEHLIDGEPVEELILLKMEA, encoded by the coding sequence ATGAATATGCGGCTAAAGGTTCTAAAGGATCACCTGCTCTTCTGCTGCAGCGAGCACTGCAATAACCAGGATGTGGAAGATGTAATACAGGCTTTCAAAGAGCAGCTTGTGGCCCAGGGCATTCATAAGAGTGTCAAAATCAACAAATCGAGCTGCTTGGGCTTATGCGGCAACGGCCCTTTTGTGATCGTCTACCCCGACGGCATCTGGTATTACAATGTAACTCCCGAGGACGCCGGAAGGATTGTACAGGAGCATCTGATCGATGGGGAGCCGGTGGAAGAGCTGATTCTACTCAAGATGGAAGCCTGA
- the glpX gene encoding class II fructose-bisphosphatase encodes MERELGLEIVRVTELGALASARWIGRGDKNAADDAATTAIRSMFDSVSIDGTVVIGEGEMDDAPMLYIGEKVGNRRGPSVDVAVDPLEGTEVVACGLHNAQSVIAIADKGSLLHAPDIYMEKLACGPELAGKLRLEDPLEVTLQKAVHYSGKSLSELTVMVLDRKRHEQLIAGLRKAGVRIQLLSHGDVAGAIAAALPDSEVDLYLGSGGAPEGVLAAAALKCLGGELQGRLLPDGPFELQRCLRMGIANPTRVLYMEDMVGTGDVIFAATGVTSGEFLSGVRFIGKERAETHSVIMRAQSRTIRYVRSIHFLPGKEIPDGMALRKNAASL; translated from the coding sequence ATGGAACGCGAATTGGGTCTTGAGATTGTAAGGGTAACTGAACTGGGGGCTCTGGCATCTGCGCGCTGGATCGGCCGGGGCGACAAGAATGCCGCCGACGATGCGGCAACCACCGCCATCCGTTCCATGTTTGATTCCGTATCCATTGACGGTACGGTTGTGATCGGCGAAGGCGAGATGGATGATGCGCCGATGCTCTATATCGGGGAGAAGGTCGGCAACCGCCGCGGTCCTTCGGTCGATGTCGCGGTAGATCCGCTGGAGGGCACGGAGGTGGTGGCCTGCGGGCTGCACAACGCCCAGTCCGTGATCGCGATCGCGGACAAGGGAAGCCTACTTCATGCGCCGGACATCTACATGGAGAAGCTGGCCTGCGGGCCGGAGCTGGCCGGCAAGCTGCGGCTGGAGGACCCGCTGGAGGTCACCCTCCAGAAGGCGGTGCATTACAGCGGCAAGTCCCTGTCGGAATTGACGGTGATGGTCCTTGACCGCAAGCGGCATGAGCAGCTGATTGCCGGCTTGCGCAAGGCGGGCGTCCGCATCCAGCTGCTGAGCCACGGCGATGTCGCCGGAGCTATTGCAGCGGCGCTGCCGGACAGCGAAGTTGACCTGTACCTCGGCTCCGGCGGAGCGCCCGAGGGTGTGCTGGCCGCCGCCGCGCTGAAATGCCTCGGCGGCGAACTGCAGGGCCGGCTGCTGCCGGACGGCCCCTTCGAGCTGCAGCGCTGCCTGCGCATGGGCATCGCCAACCCGACACGTGTACTCTACATGGAGGATATGGTCGGCACCGGCGATGTTATCTTCGCCGCCACCGGCGTAACCTCCGGCGAGTTCCTTAGCGGCGTGCGGTTCATCGGCAAGGAACGCGCCGAGACCCACTCCGTGATCATGCGGGCGCAGAGCCGCACGATCCGCTATGTGCGCAGTATTCATTTCCTGCCCGGCAAGGAGATCCCGGACGGCATGGCCCTGCGCAAGAACGCCGCATCCCTGTAA
- a CDS encoding general stress protein, with the protein MNKRIVGVFTAEHEASRAIEDLKRHGFRTEDISIIARNKDDANTITEETGTKAPEGMASGAATGGLLGGVTGLLLGIGALAIPGIGPILAAGPIAATLAGAAVGAGTGGLVGGLIGLGIPEDEAESYDRYVGEGRILVMVDAEGDQEREVDRIFKEHNSLKRDRVENITDDTLAMERGRDNHVGGDARAMERDYTERSAAAAADDSVRDTVDAAFNGSGLEGKADTGLDTMNAGAGTRLPEDRAGQDIHRPGMTGAVEESDELRASDQKDARDLAQASGTMDSMDTLANERVRNAAGEKLTEEERKQREREMDLDRSSGKTW; encoded by the coding sequence ATGAACAAGAGAATTGTGGGTGTCTTCACAGCTGAACACGAAGCTTCAAGAGCGATTGAGGATCTGAAACGTCATGGTTTTCGGACAGAGGATATCTCCATTATTGCCAGAAATAAAGACGACGCCAATACGATTACGGAAGAGACAGGGACCAAAGCGCCAGAGGGAATGGCTTCCGGTGCGGCTACCGGGGGATTGCTGGGCGGTGTGACGGGGCTGCTGCTCGGGATTGGCGCGCTGGCCATTCCAGGTATCGGACCTATTCTGGCGGCTGGACCGATTGCGGCCACACTCGCCGGTGCAGCTGTAGGCGCAGGTACAGGCGGTTTGGTCGGAGGGCTGATTGGTCTGGGTATTCCTGAAGATGAGGCAGAGAGCTACGACAGATATGTGGGCGAAGGCCGAATTCTGGTTATGGTGGATGCGGAAGGCGATCAGGAGCGTGAGGTGGACCGGATTTTCAAGGAGCACAATTCGCTGAAACGTGACCGTGTGGAGAATATCACGGATGATACCCTTGCTATGGAGCGTGGACGTGACAACCATGTGGGCGGCGACGCCCGGGCGATGGAACGGGATTATACCGAACGTTCAGCAGCTGCCGCTGCCGATGATTCGGTACGAGATACCGTCGACGCTGCATTTAACGGCTCGGGTCTGGAGGGCAAGGCTGACACCGGACTTGATACGATGAATGCAGGTGCCGGAACACGGCTTCCTGAGGACAGAGCTGGGCAGGATATCCATAGACCGGGCATGACCGGAGCGGTGGAGGAAAGCGATGAGCTGCGGGCTTCGGATCAGAAGGATGCGCGGGACCTGGCCCAAGCCTCCGGCACGATGGATTCGATGGATACCTTGGCGAACGAACGTGTGCGCAACGCTGCGGGAGAGAAGCTCACCGAAGAAGAGCGCAAGCAACGCGAGCGGGAAATGGATCTGGACCGCAGCAGCGGCAAAACGTGGTAG
- a CDS encoding AraC family transcriptional regulator translates to MAIFNYNVERPFRSNPDLHLHYWGQEHCASGHSVGPGVRDIYKIHFIHAGTGTVTASEETHTLQAGQAFLTYPHIVTSYAADVADPWVYSWIAFTGEQVESILLRTSLSPGHPVFPMDEQYMPFLYERLTEAAANAEGLDLPLKSILYDFFARMLRTMPAAPDVLPLPRQKSIYVEQCLHFLHAHYCENITVEMMSASLGLDRKYLSTLFKQAIGLPPQQYLLNFRMAKACELLTETQCTIGEISRSVGYQDPLLFSRMFKKVRGSAPKAYRLHQLNPDIVL, encoded by the coding sequence ATGGCTATATTTAATTATAATGTGGAGCGCCCTTTCCGCAGCAATCCTGATCTGCATCTACATTACTGGGGACAAGAGCATTGTGCTTCCGGCCATTCCGTGGGTCCAGGCGTTAGAGATATTTACAAAATCCATTTTATCCATGCCGGAACCGGTACTGTAACTGCATCGGAAGAGACTCATACACTTCAAGCGGGACAGGCCTTTCTGACCTATCCCCATATTGTAACCTCGTACGCAGCGGATGTTGCCGATCCCTGGGTGTATTCCTGGATTGCTTTTACCGGAGAACAGGTTGAATCTATCTTGTTGCGGACTTCATTATCGCCTGGGCATCCGGTGTTCCCGATGGACGAGCAGTACATGCCCTTCCTCTATGAGCGTCTTACCGAGGCTGCGGCTAACGCGGAGGGTCTGGATCTTCCACTAAAATCAATCCTGTACGATTTCTTCGCACGGATGCTGCGGACGATGCCCGCTGCCCCGGATGTGCTGCCTTTGCCGCGTCAAAAAAGCATCTACGTCGAACAATGCCTCCACTTCCTGCATGCGCACTATTGTGAGAATATCACAGTCGAGATGATGTCCGCTTCCCTTGGACTGGATCGCAAGTATCTCTCCACCTTGTTCAAGCAGGCCATCGGCCTTCCGCCCCAGCAGTATCTGCTGAATTTCCGGATGGCCAAGGCCTGCGAGCTGCTGACCGAAACCCAGTGTACTATCGGTGAAATCTCCCGTTCCGTCGGCTATCAGGACCCGCTCTTGTTCTCGCGGATGTTCAAGAAGGTGCGGGGCAGCGCCCCCAAGGCCTATCGTCTGCACCAGCTTAACCCTGACATTGTTCTATAA
- a CDS encoding carbohydrate ABC transporter permease, translating into MGVEPILFGTFNTVFMICLVTVTLYPFLNTIAISLNEGNDTIRGGIYLWPREWTIQNYKAVFASGTIIPAFWVSVARTVLSTILNLFLTTMLAYTLSRKEYVFRKQITFVFVLTMYFSAGLIPNYFLIKDLHLLNSFWVYVIPSMVSAFNMIVIRTYIGSLHESLMESARIDGAGEFTIFMRVVFPLCKPVLATIALFVAVGAWNSWFDAFIYTSSRQNLSTLQYELMKLISSSMNANSDPSVVNGAGVTAESTGSMVTPMSIRAAVTIVASVPILLVYPFMQKYFVVGMNVGSVKE; encoded by the coding sequence ATGGGCGTCGAGCCTATATTGTTTGGCACCTTCAATACTGTATTTATGATATGTCTAGTGACTGTTACCTTGTATCCATTCCTGAATACAATAGCAATCTCCTTGAATGAGGGGAATGATACCATCCGCGGCGGCATTTATCTATGGCCAAGAGAGTGGACTATACAGAACTACAAGGCTGTTTTTGCCTCTGGTACAATTATTCCTGCCTTTTGGGTTTCGGTAGCACGAACAGTATTATCTACGATCCTAAATCTATTCTTAACCACGATGCTTGCATATACGTTAAGCCGGAAAGAATATGTTTTCCGCAAGCAAATTACCTTTGTATTCGTCCTCACCATGTATTTTAGTGCGGGTCTGATTCCAAACTATTTCCTTATTAAGGATCTTCATTTGCTCAATTCGTTCTGGGTATATGTAATACCTTCGATGGTAAGTGCATTTAATATGATCGTCATCCGTACTTATATTGGTTCCTTGCATGAAAGTCTTATGGAATCCGCAAGAATCGACGGTGCTGGAGAATTTACAATCTTCATGAGAGTAGTCTTTCCTTTGTGTAAACCTGTTCTTGCTACGATCGCCCTTTTTGTTGCAGTAGGTGCATGGAACTCATGGTTTGATGCTTTTATCTACACATCTTCCCGCCAGAACTTGAGTACATTGCAATATGAATTGATGAAGTTAATATCATCTAGTATGAATGCGAATAGTGACCCTAGTGTGGTTAACGGGGCAGGGGTAACTGCGGAGTCTACGGGGTCAATGGTTACTCCAATGTCCATTCGTGCAGCCGTTACCATCGTTGCTTCGGTTCCAATTTTGCTAGTCTATCCATTCATGCAAAAGTATTTTGTAGTTGGAATGAACGTAGGAAGCGTGAAGGAATAA
- a CDS encoding NIPSNAP family protein: protein MVTCFLKYVIDPLKIAQFEHYSKLWIDLVNEMGGLHHGYLLPHEGPSNIAYASFSYPSLAAYEEYRNAIPQSPKCQAALDYAVEHQFIVSYERNFFKPLFEGVETAARLF, encoded by the coding sequence ATGGTAACTTGTTTTCTCAAATATGTGATCGATCCGCTTAAAATAGCCCAGTTCGAGCATTACAGCAAGCTGTGGATTGATCTCGTTAATGAAATGGGCGGCCTTCACCATGGCTATCTGCTGCCGCATGAAGGGCCAAGCAATATTGCTTACGCCTCTTTCTCTTACCCCAGTCTGGCGGCCTATGAGGAATACCGCAATGCGATTCCGCAGAGCCCCAAATGCCAGGCTGCCCTGGACTACGCGGTTGAACACCAGTTTATTGTCAGTTATGAGCGCAATTTCTTCAAACCATTATTTGAAGGTGTGGAGACAGCGGCGAGGTTATTCTAG
- a CDS encoding aldo/keto reductase, with the protein MYNADANRYDGGMKYNRTGRSGLLLPAISLGLWHNFGGNDVFENGRAMVQRAFDLGITHFDLANNYGPPAGTAEENFGRMLKQDLAAYRDELIISTKAGYYMWPGPYGEWGSKKNLVASLDQSLKRMGLDYVDIYYHHRPDPNTPLEETMGALDLIVRQGKALYVGISNYKPDEAREAAQILRRLGTPCLIHQPNYSMLSRWIEDGLQDVLAEEGIGTIAFSPLYKGILTDRYLKGIAADSRAAGPSVFLSEKEITEEVLGKVSKLSELAAARGQKMSQLALSWVLRGGRVTSALIGASKVSQIEDAVASLNAPELSAGELEQIEIILRG; encoded by the coding sequence ATGTACAATGCAGATGCGAACCGGTATGACGGCGGCATGAAATATAACCGCACGGGGCGGAGCGGCCTGCTGCTACCTGCGATTTCGCTCGGACTGTGGCATAATTTCGGCGGCAACGATGTGTTTGAGAATGGACGGGCCATGGTTCAGCGGGCTTTTGACCTCGGGATCACCCACTTCGATCTGGCCAACAACTACGGACCTCCGGCAGGTACGGCGGAAGAGAACTTCGGGCGGATGCTGAAGCAGGATCTGGCGGCTTACCGCGATGAATTAATCATCTCCACCAAGGCCGGTTATTATATGTGGCCCGGACCTTACGGTGAATGGGGTTCCAAGAAGAATCTGGTTGCCAGCCTGGATCAGAGTCTGAAACGGATGGGACTGGATTATGTCGATATTTACTATCATCACCGTCCGGACCCGAACACTCCGCTGGAGGAAACCATGGGTGCGCTTGATCTGATCGTGCGTCAAGGCAAAGCGCTGTATGTAGGGATCTCCAACTATAAGCCGGATGAGGCGCGTGAAGCCGCACAAATTCTGCGCCGTCTGGGAACCCCCTGCCTGATCCATCAGCCGAATTACTCCATGCTGTCCCGCTGGATTGAAGACGGGCTGCAGGATGTGCTTGCCGAGGAAGGGATCGGCACTATCGCTTTCTCGCCACTCTACAAAGGGATACTGACTGACCGCTACCTGAAGGGGATTGCGGCCGATTCCCGCGCTGCCGGACCGAGTGTCTTCCTCTCCGAGAAGGAGATCACCGAAGAGGTGCTGGGCAAGGTCAGCAAGCTGAGCGAGCTGGCTGCCGCGCGCGGTCAGAAAATGTCGCAGCTCGCCCTCTCCTGGGTGCTCCGCGGCGGCAGAGTCACCTCTGCACTGATCGGCGCCAGCAAGGTCAGCCAGATCGAAGATGCGGTAGCCTCCTTGAATGCGCCTGAGCTGAGTGCGGGAGAGCTGGAGCAGATTGAGATTATTCTGCGAGGCTAG